One Thermoanaerobacter kivui genomic window, AAGAAATTGGAGATGTTTCAACAGTAACGGTAGAAAACTATATTCATCTTCTAGAAAATGCGAATTTAATTTACAAAAGTTTACCCATAAAATTAGGCGGGAAAAAAGTTTTAAAAGCAAAACCAAAAATTTACGTTTCTGATCCTGCTTTGAGAAATGCAGTTTTAATGATAGACAATATACTCTTAGACAGTAAAGAGCTTGGAATAACGGTTGAGACAGCAATTTTTAAACATATTTATAATTTTTACTTGCAAACAAATGCTAAAATAGGTTATTTTAGAAAATCTTCTGATAATCAAAAAGAAATTGATGTAGTTGTTGAATTTCCACATAGCAAATCCTTAATTAAAGTAAAATTCAGAGAAGATACGACACTTTCTGAGAATGATGCCATTGTGGAGATGAGTCAAAAAGAAAAAAATATTGTTTCAGCAGTATTAGTAACAAAAAGACCAGAAGATTATGGAAAAGTCAAGATTTCTACAAAAGTACCGATAATAAAAATTCCTGCTCATGTATTTATGTATTTATTCGGAAGATAACACAGCTTTCCCTCACCTTGTATTTTGGTGGGGTTTTTATATATGTACCACTTTTAAATTTTTTAGCTAAGCAAACTATTAAAGTTTAACAAGATTTTAACTTAGGCTTAATTTTAACTTAACAAAGTAATATTATAATTAAGGTGTCGGACAGCTTAGAAAGGAAGTGAAAACAATGGAAAGGCCTCTTTATGTGGAAATAAGCAAAAATATAAGAGAAATGGTTAGTAACGGCATATTAAAGCCTGGGGAAAGGTCAGAAATTGTACCGAATCTTAAAGCTTGCATAACAATAAAAGCTCTAAACATTGCATGATGAGAGTAACCCTTACGGCCATGACTAGAGGAAGGGAATTCAGGTATTGAAGACAGATCAAGATTTTTAAACATAGAAGAATAAAAGTCTATTTTAGACTGGAAGTAAAGAGTTCAGGTATATTTAAAAGTAATTGAAGCTGGTACATGTAGGATTTCCTCCTCCTTAAGAAATATTTTCATGCTGTATATATAATAATTCGACAAATGGGAGGTGAAATCCTACATAAAAGATAAAAAATTCAAGAGTGATAGAAAAAAAGTATGTCTCCAGAATCGCTTAAATGAAGGCTTTTGAATTTTGCACAAGTCTATCCTCTGTATATCCAAAAGAGTGAACTTGGGGTGATAATAACAGCATCCCCTGTTTTTGATACTGCACAGGCTTATGCCCATAATGCTTGTGCAGTTTTTGCAGCCAGTGTATACATAGCGCGGCATTCCTTGGTCTATACTAATGTATACCATTTCCATATCTGACCATCTTCCAGTTTGTTTAAATTTTTTACATTTTTTATTATATTTTATTATATTTTTGCTATCGCGATGATGCAAGCTGTAATTTCAGGTTGTATTTCCAGTACAATACTACAGTATCCATCTCTTTTTTATATTCCTTTGCGAGAGGTAAAACAGCAGGGCTGCAAAGGCCAAAAGCATAGATGCGCAAATTTCGGTATTCATAAGCGAACTTCCTGTAATTGCTCCTTTTAACATGTCTGTCCCGTAGGTTAAGGGCAGGCAAAACGATATGGCTTTTAGTATGCCGGGCAGGTCCTGTATCGGTATGAACAGCCCGCACAGGAACAGCATGGGAAACCTGAAGAAGTTTGAGAAGGTCTGGGCCTCAAACACTTCTTTTGCTGATGTGGCAATCAAGAGCCCCAGTAGCGTGGAATTGATTGCGGTAAGCAATACTCCAATAGTGGCTGTACCCCACTTGATGCCGGTTAAATCTGTAAAGAACGATGCAAAAGCGACAGGCAGGAAGGCGTTGAGAACCCCAAACAAAATTGCCCCTGATATTTTTGCCAGGATAAGAACGCTTAAACTGATTGGTGCCAGCAGCAGCCTATCAAACGAACGACTCCTTCTTTCAAATGTGATTGTAACTGCCAGCATAGAGGTGGTTCCAAACAATATGCTCATTGCCATAAGGCCCGGCAACAATTCTTTTATCTCTACCCTTTGCGGCGAACGGATATACTGCATGAGTGTCCATGAAATTGGAAAAATGATCCCCCAGCTTATGTTCGGCGGTTTGAGGTAATAGGTGCGCATGTCTTTTTTCAAGATATTCCAAAATGCAATCCACTTCTTCATTTTTGTTTTTTCACCTCATCCTTTTTCAATTCGGCGGCTTGAATGCCGGTTACTTTTACAAACACATCTTCAAGCGTTGGTTTTATTGCCTTTGCTTCATAGACGGAGACGCCTTTGGCATCGAGGAATTGGAGAACGGGGGATAATTTTATGGGTTCTTTGGATATTAGCAGACAGGAGTTTTCACCTGGAACCTCTACCCGACAATTTTTAAAATTATCCTCAATTTTGGTTTTCAGGTTTTTTATATCTCTGCTGAGCTTCAGTTCAATGATGTGTTCGTCCTGTGCGTGCTGCATCAGCTGTTCCACCGTGCCAGTCTTTACAATTTTACCGTTTACGATAAAAGCAATTCTATCACAAATGCGTTCTGCTTCTTCTATATAATGGGTTGTTATAAAGATTGTCGTGCCCTGCTTTTTTAAATCCAGTATTAGCTGCCTTATCTGCCTTGCGCTTTCGACGTCTATCCCGGTGGTTGGTTCATCCAAAAACAGTATCTTGGGGTTATGTATAATTCCTGCGGCGATGGTGAGTTTGCGTTTCATTCCTTTGGAGTAGGTCTTAAAAGGGCGCTTACCCGCACTGACAAGATTAAACTGCTTCAATAATTCTCGGGCACGCCTTTCTCGCTCGCTCTTTCGCATTCCATAAAGGGCGGCGCAAAAGCACATATTTTCAAAGCCATCCATCTCATCATAGAGATTGTTGTCATCCGGCACGATTCCTATGATGCTTTGGACTTTCTTGATGTCCTTTATAGCATCCATTCCATCAATTATAATACGGCCGCTGGTAGGCCTGGCCAGGCCGGTAAGCATATTGATGGTTGAAGTTTTTCCCGCTCCGTTGGGGCCTAAGAATCCAAATATTTCTCCCTGCTGGATTGAAAATGAAATGCCTCTAACGGCTTCCACATTCCCGTATCTCTTTGTAAGGTCAGTTACCTTAACTATTTCCATCATGTTGTGCATCTCCCTTCGGTTTATGGTCTTCTTTTTTGTGAGGGCAGCACTGTTGTTCATTGTGGACGCGACATTTTCCCAAATTGTGTGGTGCATCACCTGCGTTTTCATGATTGCAAGTGTGGCCTTCAAGCGAGGCCAGTGATATAATCTCACAGGCAAGCTGGTGCAGTGTCTCCCTGTTTACGCTATAGTGCATGAAATAACCCTTTCTTTCGCCGCTTACCAGATTTGCCTCTTTGAGCACCTTTAAATGCTGTGAAACCGCAGCTTCTGATATGCCCAGCTTTCGGGACAAAGCCCTTACACAATAATCATGTTGCAGCAACATTTTGATAATCTGTAGTCTGCTTTCATCGGCTATGGCTTTCAATACCAAAAGTAGCTTCATAAAGACCTCCTGTAGCTTATTTAAGTATACGCTTAATTAAATTATATAATCGATTTTTGGTTAAGTCAATACTTAATTGGTTTGAGAATCTTTGCTATATATGAATTGTGGTATAATTGACCTTGAAGAGGTGAAAGCTGTGTTATGCGTTTTAAGTTGAAGTCGGATTTCAAACCCTAGGGGGATCAACCCAAAGCAATTGAGGCCCTGGTGGAGGGTTTAAATAAAGGCAAGAAGCATCAAACCCTGATAGGGGTGACCAGTTCGGGCAAAACCTTTACCATGGCAAACGTAATCAAGCGCGTTCAGCGCCCGACTCTGGTATTAGCTCACAACAAGACGCTGGCTACTCAGCTGTGAAGTGAGTTTAAGGCGTTCTTCCCCGACAACGCCGTCAAATACTTCGTGAGCTATTACGATCACTATCAGCCAGAGGCTTACGTGCCGGCCACTGATACCTACATCGAGAAGGAGACTTCTATTAATGATGAGATAGACAAGCTGCGCTACTCGACTACTTCGGTGCTTCTTGAGCGCCGGGACGTAATAGTTGTGACCAGCATATCATGCATATATGGTTTGGCTAATCCCAAGGAATACAGGGACCTCACCCTGTCATTGCGGCCTGGGATGGTAAAGGACCAGGATGAGGTGCTGCGCAAGTTGGTTGACATACAGTACCAGCGAAACGATATAGACTTCGTGCGGGGGACCTTTCGGGTAAGAGGAGATGTGGTGGAGATATTCCCTGCAGGGTCTTATGGCCAGGCTATCCGTGTGGAATTCTTTGGCGACGAGATCGACAGGATCACAGAGATCGATGCCTTGACCAGAGAAGTGCTGGGATACCGCACCCATGTGGCCATATTCCCTGCTTTGCACTATGCATCGTCGCGCGAACGCCTGGAACAGGCTATTGCACAGATAGAGTACGACCTGGAGATAAGGGTTAAGGAGCTTAAGGACCAGGGGCGTTTCCTCGAAGCCCAGCGCCTGCTGCAACGCACCAACTACGACATCGAGATAATGTGCGAGGTGGGATACTGCAACGGCATAGAGAACTATTCCCTCTATCTGGACGGCAGGCAACCCGGTGAGCCACCTTATACCCTGCTGGACTATTTCCCTGAGGATTTCCTCGTGTTCATAGATGAGTCTCATGTCATCATACCGCAGTTGCGGGCCATGTATGCCGGCGACCGCTACAGAAAGGACAACCTGGTGGAGTACGGTTTCAGGTTGTCTGCGACTTATGACAACCGGCCCCTTACATTTGAGGAGTTTGAGAGCAAGATAAACCAGGTCATTTACGTTAGGGCTACTCCGGGGCCGTACGAGCTCAGCAAGTCGTCGCGCGTGGTTGAACAGATCATAAGGCCTACGGGACTGGTTGATCCCAAGGTGGTGGTACAGCCGATTGAAGGTAGATCGACGACTTGATTGGCGAGATACGCCAGTGCGTTGAAAGAAATGAACGGGTACTGGTCACCACTCTGACCAAGAAGATGGTGGAGAGCCTTACCTTTGATTTGTTCGCTAGCCTGGGCTTGGAGTATTTGGTTGAGTACGGATTCCAATAGTTTGGCCATCTCTTCATGTTTAGCTCCATTTA contains:
- a CDS encoding ABC transporter permease, with product MKKWIAFWNILKKDMRTYYLKPPNISWGIIFPISWTLMQYIRSPQRVEIKELLPGLMAMSILFGTTSMLAVTITFERRSRSFDRLLLAPISLSVLILAKISGAILFGVLNAFLPVAFASFFTDLTGIKWGTATIGVLLTAINSTLLGLLIATSAKEVFEAQTFSNFFRFPMLFLCGLFIPIQDLPGILKAISFCLPLTYGTDMLKGAITGSSLMNTEICASMLLAFAALLFYLSQRNIKKRWIL
- a CDS encoding ABC transporter ATP-binding protein, which translates into the protein MMEIVKVTDLTKRYGNVEAVRGISFSIQQGEIFGFLGPNGAGKTSTINMLTGLARPTSGRIIIDGMDAIKDIKKVQSIIGIVPDDNNLYDEMDGFENMCFCAALYGMRKSERERRARELLKQFNLVSAGKRPFKTYSKGMKRKLTIAAGIIHNPKILFLDEPTTGIDVESARQIRQLILDLKKQGTTIFITTHYIEEAERICDRIAFIVNGKIVKTGTVEQLMQHAQDEHIIELKLSRDIKNLKTKIEDNFKNCRVEVPGENSCLLISKEPIKLSPVLQFLDAKGVSVYEAKAIKPTLEDVFVKVTGIQAAELKKDEVKKQK
- a CDS encoding ArsR/SmtB family transcription factor; this translates as MKLLLVLKAIADESRLQIIKMLLQHDYCVRALSRKLGISEAAVSQHLKVLKEANLVSGERKGYFMHYSVNRETLHQLACEIISLASLEGHTCNHENAGDAPHNLGKCRVHNEQQCCPHKKEDHKPKGDAQHDGNS